From Plasmodium chabaudi chabaudi strain AS genome assembly, chromosome: 12, the proteins below share one genomic window:
- a CDS encoding WD repeat-containing protein 26, putative (term=annotation;date=20150611;qualifier=removed_product=conserved Plasmodium protein, unknown function;qualifier=added_product=wd repeat-containing protein 26, putative;qualifier=added_literature=pmid:26043001;qualifier=added_gene_name=wdr26;curatorName=ucb@sanger.ac.uk;~;query 1029-1029;GPI_cleavage_site_score=0.86;~pfam_scan;Pfam:PF00400.28; E()=0.018;score=15.8;query 727-763;description=WD40;~pfam_scan;Pfam:PF00400.28; E()=9.4E-6;score=26.1;query 683-720;description=WD40;~pfam_scan;Pfam:PF00400.28; E()=0.01;score=16.5;query944-983;description=WD40;~pfam_scan;Pfam:PF00400.28; E()=0.14;score=13.0;query900-937;description=WD40;~iprscan;InterPro:IPR006595 : CTLH, C-terminal to LisH motif;Prosite:PS50897; score=8.19;query 218-274;description=CTLH, C-terminal LisH motif;~iprscan;InterPro:IPR036322 : WD40-repeat-containing domain superfamily;Superfamily:SSF50978; score=8.74E-58;query 680-983;description=WD40-repeat-containing domain superfamily;~iprscan;InterPro:IPR017986 : WD40-repeat-containing domain;Prosite:PS50294; score=31.191;query 688-992;description=WD40-repeat-containing domain;~iprscan;InterPro:IPR006594 : LisH dimerisation motif;Prosite:PS50896; score=7.771;query 185-217;description=LIS1 homology motif;~iprscan;InterPro:IPR019775 : WD40 repeat, conserved site;Prosite:PS00678; score=1.0;query 970-984;description=WD40 repeat, conserved site;~iprscan;InterPro:IPR001680 : WD40 repeat;Pfam:PF00400; score=3.4E-6;query 684-720;description=WD40 repeat;~iprscan;InterPro:IPR001680 : WD40 repeat;SMART:SM00320; score=43.0;query 853-893;description=WD40 repeat;~iprscan;InterPro:IPR001680 : WD40 repeat;Pfam:PF00400; score=0.028;query 945-983;description=WD40 repeat;~iprscan;InterPro:IPR001680 : WD40 repeat;Prosite:PS50082; score=12.747;query 688-720;description=WD40 repeat;~iprscan;InterPro:IPR001680 : WD40 repeat;Prosite:PS50082; score=11.845;query 731-763;description=WD40 repeat;~iprscan;InterPro:IPR001680 : WD40 repeat;SMART:SM00320; score=0.0021;query 766-805;description=WD40 repeat;~iprscan;InterPro:IPR001680 : WD40 repeat;SMART:SM00320; score=3.3E-9;query 681-720;description=WD40 repeat;~iprscan;InterPro:IPR001680 : WD40 repeat;Pfam:PF00400; score=6.5E-5;query 726-763;description=WD40 repeat;~iprscan;InterPro:IPR001680 : WD40 repeat;Pfam:PF00400; score=0.077;query 900-937;description=WD40 repeat;~iprscan;InterPro:IPR001680 : WD40 repeat;SMART:SM00320; score=1.1;query 896-938;description=WD40 repeat;~iprscan;InterPro:IPR001680 : WD40 repeat;SMART:SM00320; score=4.3E-8;query 724-763;description=WD40 repeat;~iprscan;InterPro:IPR001680 : WD40 repeat;SMART:SM00320; score=0.41;query 941-983;description=WD40 repeat;~iprscan;InterPro:IPR001680 : WD40 repeat;SMART:SM00320; score=84.0;query 812-850;description=WD40 repeat) yields the protein MNLTSIFKRDKRKSDEEISHAITKKLKQCNMLKSLVSIPSDELTTPSPFAKSLCQDEQTTEANNRDNTFLSINKIMQKKWCKPEKVEHACLENVENENIKNNNLTKPTQNNLNNNEDMCRMKKLPKMGKSGENNERKKKFKKKSKNNYNNYNTSCESSYSSNDERKEIEVEAQGYNTEYLWEGLLKKDVVLLLIQAIKNMGYTKSAKILESESGIELEQPLIKDLHKNILKGNWGNSINNLKKININNKLMKAIKFLIYEQCFIEYLYQGKYFAALRCLRNKLRKSCFDEDTYKRLHECTTFFMFQNFENTNNTIDMNTNQIHSINDNIKLRNSRKILFEKINRLLPEHILIPPRRLAILLHQSLKYQVDNCLFHNNFSDLKLAKNIQYNKILNRSRFSNTNCIHSDHHKNGKEKINDKIFNNLFRDKYYEDNNSCETRPSQYNYTDNESSLCIGMLNINNIEKLKKNTDIQNDQPDNINCSIEYAQAVESNSNNYMSTNIADSPEKIQDGYLNITSNAPTPKILKLKSEIEEAEKDIEKNTVSTQDANNSISENLLNCSLSNHMDEIEKGETNFNKNKSIVNKKYDCNCEIEKLQCDCINFNDSNNNGNICQTDSNTIMYSKTKHVSSFLGLDQKDNLKNNKINFLNSYNNKYMDINNKISSCSHLSLLKNHECKKIELPYYCIKVLQGHKDEVWYVSVSGDGKYIASSSKDKSIFLWKGTYPFNKVREWNGHLDGVSYICWSYNNKYLASGSNDSNIIIWSPKSNKKKLCLTMHSGPITSVCWTKNNSTIISSAFDKKIYCTKVNIELKSFSILYAWSFSTRIQNFVFTKNEKYLIVVPADKNVRIIDFNMKKELYILPENDTITSLCASNLYNHVLVNIADQKPIIKLWDIKYRYVIQSYRGHKQGRFIVHSTFGGKNEDYVISGSEDSLIYIWHRTKGYLLDVINGHASNVNIAIWPLASSKFPYMVSASDDHTIMIWNTHPKINKSKKHIYMEREKKRNAEKGKKKSKKNIFHHPFLRELAKLSGMDVQVLSPNDAHMF from the coding sequence ATGAATTTAACAAGCATTTTTAAGAGAGATAAAAGGAAAAGCGATGAGGAAATAAGCCATGCTATtacgaaaaaattaaaacagtGTAATATGTTGAAATCATTAGTAAGTATTCCAAGTGATGAACTTACTACCCCTTCGCCATTTGCGAAGAGTCTATGCCAAGATGAGCAAACAACTGAAGCCAACAATAGAGacaatacatttttaagtataaataaaataatgcaaaaaaaatggtgcAAGCCCGAAAAGGTTGAACATGCATGTTTAGAAAATGTGGAAAACgaaaacattaaaaataataatttgacAAAACCAACACAAAACAATTTGAACAATAATGAAGATATGTGTAGAATGAAAAAGTTGCCAAAAATGGGAAAATCAggagaaaataatgaacgtaaaaaaaagtttaaaaaaaaatcgaaaaataattataacaaCTATAACACAAGTTGTGAAAGTAGTTATAGTAGCAATGatgaaagaaaagaaaTCGAAGTGGAAGCACAAGGTTATAACACAGAATATTTATGGGAAGGGTTACTAAAAAAAGATGTAGTGCTTTTACTAATTCAagcaattaaaaatatgggaTATACAAAATCAGCAAAAATTTTAGAGTCTGAAAGTGGAATAGAATTAGAACAACCATTAATAAAAGATttacacaaaaatatattaaaaggaAATTGGGGGaatagtataaataatttaaaaaaaataaatataaataataaattaatgaaagcaattaaatttttaatatatgaacaatgttttattgaatatttatatcaagGGAAATATTTTGCTGCTTTAAGATGtttaagaaataaattaagaaAATCTTGCTTTGATGAAGATACATATAAAAGGTTACATGAATGtacaacattttttatgtttcaaaattttgaaaatacaaataatacaatagATATGAATACTAATCAAATTCATtctataaatgataatataaaacttCGAAATTCACGtaaaattttgtttgaaaaaataaatagatTATTGCCTGagcatatattaataccCCCTAGACGACTAGCTATTCTACTACATCAATCCCTTAAATATCAAGTTGACAATTgtttatttcataataatttttcagaCTTAAAATTAGCTAAGAATAtccaatataataaaattttaaatagaTCCCGTTTTAGTAACACAAACTGCATTCACTCAGATCATCACAAGAatggaaaagaaaaaataaacgataaaatttttaacaaCCTTTTTAGagataaatattatgaagaTAACAATTCTTGTGAAACAAGACCATCACAATATAACTACACAGATAATGAATCGTCTTTATGTATAGGTatgttaaatattaataatatagaaaaattaaaaaaaaatacggATATACAAAATGATCAACccgataatataaattgttCTATAGAATATGCACAAGCTGTAGAAAgtaattcaaataattatatgagtACCAATATTGCTGATTCTCCTGAAAAAATACAAGATGGATATTTAAACATAACTAGTAATGCACCGACTCCTAAAATTCTAAAACTAAAAAGTGAAATCGAAGAAGCGGAAAAAGatatcgaaaaaaatactgtATCTACACAAGATGCCAACAATTCAATAtctgaaaatttattaaattgttCTTTATCAAATCATATGGATGAAATAGAAAAGGGAGAAactaattttaataaaaataaatcaattgtaaataaaaaatatgattgtAATTGTGAAATTGAAAAGTTACAATGTGattgtataaattttaatgataGTAACAATAATGGTAATATATGTCAAACTGATAGTAACACAATTATGTATAGTAAAACGAAACATGTTTCAAGCTTCTTAGGGTTAGACCAAAAggacaatttaaaaaacaataaaataaatttcctcaatagttataataacaaatatatggatataaataataaaataagttcTTGTAGTCATTTATCCTTACTAAAAAATCATgaatgcaaaaaaatagaacTTCCTTATTATTGTATTAAAGTTTTACAAGGACATAAAGATGAAGTATGGTATGTTAGTGTGTCAGGAgatggaaaatatattgcatCTTCAAGCAAAGataaaagtatatttttatggaaAGGAACATATCCATTTAATAAAGTAAGAGAATGGAATGGACATTTAGATGGAGTTAGTTACATCTGTTGgagttataataataaatatttagcTTCGGGTTCTAATGATtctaatataattatctgGAGTCCtaaaagtaataaaaaaaaattatgtttaaCTATGCATAGTGGACCTATAACATCTGTATGTTggacaaaaaataattctactattatatcatctgcatttgataaaaaaatatattgcacTAAAGTAAATATAGAATTAAAAAGCTTCTCGATTTTATATGCTTGGTCATTTAGTACAAgaatacaaaattttgtttttacaaaaaatgaaaaatatttaattgttGTCCCAGCAGACAAAAATGTTCGAATTATAGattttaatatgaaaaaagaattatatattttacctGAAAATGATACAATAACATCTTTATGTGCTTCAAACTTATATAACCATGTATTAGTTAATATAGCAGATCAAAAACctattatcaaattatgggatattaaatatagataTGTTATTCAAAGTTATAGAGGGCATAAACAAGGACGATTTATTGTTCATTCAACTTTTGGAGGAAAAAACGAAGATTATGTTATTAGTGGTAGTGAAGAtagtttaatatatatatggcaTAGAACTAAAGGATATTTATTAGATGTTATTAATGGACATGCATCAAATGTAAACATAGCAATATGGCCTCTTGCTTCCTCTAAATTTCCATATATGGTATCCGCTTCTGATGATCATACTATAATGATTTGGAATACACATccaaaaattaataaatcgaaaaaacatatatatatggaacgagaaaaaaaacgaaatgctgaaaaagggaaaaaaaaatcaaaaaaaaatatttttcatcatcCGTTTTTGAGGGAACTAGCCAAGTTAAGCGGCATGGATGTTCAAGTTCTCTCACCAAATGATGCTCATATGTTTTAA